One genomic segment of Streptomyces sp. TLI_146 includes these proteins:
- a CDS encoding menaquinone biosynthesis decarboxylase, whose amino-acid sequence MAYDDLRSLLRALEREGDLIRIKAEVDPYLEVGEIVDRVNKAGGPALLFENVKGSAMPLAMNVYGTDRRLLKSLGLKSYEEISEKIGGLLKPELPHGFVGVREAFGKLGSMVHVPPKKVKDAPVQEVVLTGDDVDLEQLPALFTWPEDGGSFFNLGLTHTKHPETGVRNLGLYRLQRHDKRTIGMHWQIHKDSRNHYAVAAKKGERLPVAIAFGCPPAVTYASTAPLPGDMDEYMLAGFIQGKRVEMVDCKTVPLQVPAHAEVVIEGWLEPGEMLPEGPFGDHTGFYTPQEPFPALTIDCVTMRKRPLLQSIVVGRPPTEDGPLGRATERFFLPLLKVIVPDIVDYHLPESGGFHNCAIVSIEKKYPKHAQKVMHAIWGAHMMSLTKLIVVVDADCDVHNLHEVSWRALGNTDYARDLTVVEGPVDHLDHASYQQFWGGKAGIDATAKWPEEGYTRDGGWPHMVESDPDTAAKVDRRWKEYGLK is encoded by the coding sequence ATGGCTTACGACGATCTTCGCTCGCTCCTGAGGGCGCTGGAGCGTGAGGGCGACCTCATCCGCATCAAGGCCGAAGTCGACCCGTACCTGGAGGTCGGGGAGATCGTCGACCGCGTCAACAAGGCCGGCGGCCCCGCGCTCCTCTTCGAGAACGTCAAGGGATCCGCGATGCCCTTGGCCATGAACGTGTACGGCACCGACCGCCGCCTCCTCAAGTCCCTCGGGCTGAAGTCGTACGAGGAGATCAGCGAGAAGATCGGCGGGCTGCTCAAGCCCGAGCTCCCGCACGGCTTCGTCGGCGTCCGGGAGGCCTTCGGCAAGCTCGGCTCGATGGTCCACGTCCCGCCGAAGAAGGTGAAGGACGCGCCCGTCCAGGAGGTCGTCCTCACCGGCGACGACGTCGACCTGGAGCAGCTGCCCGCCCTGTTCACCTGGCCGGAGGACGGCGGGTCCTTCTTCAACCTCGGGCTGACCCACACCAAGCACCCCGAGACCGGCGTGCGCAACCTCGGGCTCTACCGGCTCCAGCGCCACGACAAGCGCACCATCGGCATGCACTGGCAGATCCACAAGGACAGCCGCAACCACTACGCCGTGGCGGCCAAGAAGGGCGAGCGGCTGCCCGTCGCCATCGCCTTCGGCTGCCCGCCCGCCGTCACGTACGCCTCCACCGCGCCGCTGCCCGGCGACATGGACGAGTACATGCTCGCCGGGTTCATCCAGGGCAAGCGCGTCGAGATGGTCGACTGCAAGACCGTGCCGCTCCAGGTGCCGGCGCACGCCGAGGTCGTCATCGAGGGGTGGCTGGAGCCGGGCGAGATGCTGCCCGAGGGGCCGTTCGGCGACCACACGGGCTTCTACACGCCGCAGGAGCCGTTCCCGGCGCTCACCATCGACTGTGTGACCATGCGCAAGCGTCCGCTGCTCCAGTCCATCGTCGTGGGGCGGCCCCCGACCGAGGACGGGCCGCTGGGGCGCGCCACCGAGCGGTTCTTCCTGCCGCTGCTCAAGGTGATCGTGCCGGACATCGTCGACTACCACCTGCCGGAGTCCGGAGGCTTCCACAACTGCGCGATCGTCTCGATCGAGAAGAAGTACCCCAAGCACGCGCAGAAGGTGATGCACGCGATCTGGGGAGCGCACATGATGTCGCTCACCAAGCTCATCGTGGTCGTCGACGCCGACTGCGATGTGCACAACCTGCACGAGGTCTCCTGGCGGGCCCTCGGCAACACCGACTACGCCCGTGACCTCACCGTCGTCGAGGGCCCGGTCGACCACCTCGACCACGCCTCGTACCAGCAGTTCTGGGGCGGCAAGGCGGGGATCGACGCGACCGCGAAGTGGCCCGAGGAGGGCTACACCCGGGACGGCGGCTGGCCGCACATGGTCGAGTCGGACCCGGACACGGCGGCGAAGGTCGACCGCCGCTGGAAGGAGTACGGCCTCAAGTGA
- the mqnP gene encoding menaquinone biosynthesis prenyltransferase MqnP, with product MSASAAAVPQPGRTRAFLRLVMIEHSVFALPFAYIAALTAMFQLDEEIHWGKLLLVTIAMVGLRTFAMACNRIIDREIDARNPRTASRELVTGAVSVRSAWTGALVAVVVFLGAAALLNPLCLALAPIAVIPMVVYPYGKRFTNFPHAILGLAQAMGPVGAWLAVTGEWSGDAVILGLAVGVWIGGFDLIFGSQDVQADRAHGVKSVPARFGVPAALYGARACHVVTTALLVWYALATEAGAFFWTGLVVVAVAFVYEHTIVKPHDLSRLNRAFFTTNGFIGISLFVCALLDLLVRGLSV from the coding sequence GTGAGCGCCTCAGCCGCAGCAGTTCCGCAGCCCGGACGGACCAGGGCGTTCCTTCGTCTGGTCATGATCGAGCACTCGGTCTTCGCGCTGCCCTTCGCCTACATCGCCGCCCTCACCGCGATGTTCCAGCTGGACGAGGAGATCCACTGGGGCAAGCTACTCCTGGTCACGATCGCCATGGTGGGTCTGCGGACGTTCGCGATGGCCTGCAACCGGATCATCGACCGCGAGATCGACGCCCGCAATCCGCGCACCGCCTCCCGCGAGCTGGTCACCGGCGCGGTGAGCGTGCGCTCGGCCTGGACCGGCGCGCTCGTCGCCGTCGTCGTCTTCCTCGGCGCGGCCGCCCTGCTCAACCCGCTGTGCCTGGCGCTCGCGCCGATCGCCGTGATCCCGATGGTCGTCTATCCGTACGGGAAGCGGTTCACCAACTTCCCGCACGCGATCCTCGGTCTCGCGCAGGCGATGGGCCCGGTCGGCGCCTGGCTCGCCGTCACCGGCGAGTGGTCCGGGGACGCGGTGATCCTCGGGCTCGCCGTCGGCGTCTGGATCGGCGGGTTCGATCTGATCTTCGGCAGCCAGGACGTCCAGGCCGACCGCGCCCATGGCGTGAAGTCGGTACCGGCCCGCTTCGGCGTCCCGGCCGCGCTGTACGGGGCGCGCGCCTGTCATGTCGTCACCACGGCGCTGCTCGTCTGGTACGCGCTGGCGACCGAGGCCGGGGCGTTCTTCTGGACCGGGCTCGTGGTCGTGGCGGTGGCGTTCGTCTACGAGCACACGATCGTCAAGCCGCACGACCTGTCCAGGTTGAACCGCGCGTTCTTCACCACGAACGGGTTCATCGGGATCTCGCTCTTCGTCTGCGCGCTCCTCGACCTGCTGGTGCGCGGGCTCTCGGTGTGA
- a CDS encoding UbiX family flavin prenyltransferase, with protein sequence MEQVNVHSQREAAPRTPWVVGVSGASGTPYAAAVLRGLLDAGESVDLVVSRASRLTLLDETGIAFRDAHWREDLAQWLARGADGKPGTFEVDVARVRHWSAGDLGAGPSSGSYPVKGMLIVPASTACVAGVALGLSKDLLQRAASVTLKERRKLVVAVRETPLNGQTLRHLVTLDEAGAVVLPASPAFYAGATHIQDLVDFVAGRVLDAAGVPHSLYRRWEGELGGGSRPG encoded by the coding sequence GTGGAGCAGGTGAACGTACACAGTCAGCGAGAGGCGGCGCCGCGCACGCCCTGGGTCGTCGGGGTCTCCGGTGCGTCCGGGACGCCGTACGCGGCGGCCGTGCTGCGGGGGTTGCTGGACGCGGGCGAGAGCGTGGACCTGGTGGTCTCGCGGGCCTCGCGGCTGACGCTGCTCGACGAGACCGGGATCGCCTTCCGCGACGCGCACTGGCGCGAGGACCTCGCGCAGTGGCTGGCGCGGGGGGCGGACGGGAAGCCGGGCACCTTCGAGGTGGACGTGGCGCGGGTACGGCACTGGAGCGCCGGGGATCTCGGCGCCGGGCCGTCGTCCGGGTCGTACCCGGTCAAGGGGATGCTGATCGTGCCCGCCAGCACGGCCTGTGTGGCCGGGGTGGCGCTGGGGCTTTCGAAGGACCTGTTGCAGCGGGCCGCGAGCGTGACGCTCAAGGAGCGGCGGAAGCTGGTGGTGGCGGTCAGGGAGACACCGCTCAACGGTCAGACGCTCAGGCATCTGGTGACGCTGGACGAGGCGGGCGCCGTGGTGCTGCCCGCCTCTCCGGCGTTCTACGCGGGGGCGACGCACATCCAGGATCTGGTGGACTTCGTCGCCGGGCGGGTGCTGGACGCGGCCGGTGTGCCGCACAGTCTGTACCGCCGGTGGGAGGGAGAGCTCGGGGGAGGCTCTCGACCCGGTTAG
- a CDS encoding Lrp/AsnC family transcriptional regulator, whose product MDAVDRQLIQALRENGRASYAELGRLVGLSGPSVTDRINRLEAAGVITGYRATVNAASLGLGVTALIGISLSDAADHEDVARRLRDLEEIEDCWFIAGDDSYMLKIRASDVDGLEKTIRRLGSTKGVSRTRTTIVLSTKWENRVGELPE is encoded by the coding sequence ATGGACGCCGTGGACAGGCAGCTCATCCAGGCCCTGCGGGAGAACGGCAGGGCCTCGTACGCCGAGCTCGGCCGGCTCGTCGGTCTCTCCGGGCCCAGCGTCACCGACCGCATCAACCGTCTTGAGGCGGCCGGGGTGATCACCGGCTACCGCGCCACCGTCAACGCCGCCTCGCTCGGCCTCGGCGTGACCGCCCTCATCGGCATCTCGCTCTCCGACGCCGCCGACCACGAGGACGTCGCCCGCAGGCTGCGCGACCTGGAGGAGATCGAGGACTGCTGGTTCATCGCCGGCGACGACTCGTACATGCTCAAGATCCGCGCCTCGGACGTCGACGGGCTGGAGAAGACCATCCGGCGCCTGGGCTCCACCAAGGGCGTCTCGCGCACCCGGACGACGATCGTGCTGTCCACCAAGTGGGAGAACCGGGTCGGCGAATTGCCCGAGTAA
- the mqnE gene encoding aminofutalosine synthase MqnE has translation MTASIADVGFKRELEAKVRAGERLSREDGIALYESDDLAWLGGLAHEVRTRKNGDVVHFNVNRHLNMTNVCTASCAYCSFQRKPGEKDAYTMRIEEAVKLAKAMESENLTELHIVNGLHPSLPWRYYPRSLKALKEALPNVGLKAFTATEIHHFETISGLSASEILDELIDAGLESLTGGGAEIFDWEVRQHIVDHRTHWEDWSRIHRLAHEKGLKTPSTMLYGHIEEPRHRVDHVLRLRELQDETGGFQVFIPLRYQHDFVDMQDGKIRNKLQARTTMATGAEALKTFAVSRLLFDNVPHVKCFWVMHGVQTTQLALQFGADDMDGSVVEYKITHDADNYGTPNKLTRDDLLDLIREAGFRPVERNTRYEIIREYEGPDPALRESPQAMRL, from the coding sequence ATGACCGCGTCCATCGCCGATGTGGGCTTCAAGCGCGAGCTGGAGGCGAAGGTCCGGGCCGGTGAGCGGCTGTCCCGCGAGGACGGCATCGCACTCTACGAGTCGGACGACCTGGCCTGGCTGGGCGGCCTCGCGCACGAGGTGCGCACCCGCAAGAACGGTGACGTCGTCCACTTCAACGTCAACCGGCACCTCAACATGACGAACGTGTGCACCGCGTCCTGCGCGTACTGCTCGTTCCAGCGCAAGCCGGGCGAGAAGGACGCGTACACGATGCGCATCGAGGAGGCGGTCAAGCTCGCCAAGGCGATGGAGAGCGAGAACCTCACCGAGCTGCACATCGTCAACGGGCTCCACCCGTCGCTGCCCTGGCGCTACTACCCGCGCTCGCTCAAGGCCCTCAAGGAGGCGCTGCCGAACGTCGGCCTCAAGGCGTTCACGGCGACGGAGATCCACCACTTCGAGACGATCTCGGGGCTGAGCGCGAGCGAGATCCTCGACGAGCTCATCGACGCGGGCCTCGAATCGCTCACCGGCGGCGGCGCGGAGATCTTCGACTGGGAGGTCCGCCAGCACATCGTGGACCACCGCACGCACTGGGAAGACTGGTCGCGGATCCACCGCCTCGCCCACGAGAAGGGCCTCAAGACGCCCTCGACGATGCTGTACGGGCACATCGAGGAGCCCCGTCACCGCGTCGACCACGTGCTGCGGCTGCGTGAGCTCCAGGACGAGACCGGCGGCTTCCAGGTCTTCATCCCGCTGCGCTACCAGCACGACTTCGTGGACATGCAGGACGGCAAGATCCGCAACAAGCTCCAGGCGCGCACCACGATGGCGACCGGCGCCGAGGCCCTGAAGACCTTCGCGGTCTCCCGGCTGCTGTTCGACAACGTGCCGCACGTGAAGTGCTTCTGGGTGATGCACGGCGTGCAGACCACTCAGCTCGCGCTCCAGTTCGGCGCGGACGACATGGACGGCTCGGTCGTCGAGTACAAGATCACGCACGACGCGGACAACTACGGTACGCCCAACAAGCTGACCCGCGACGACCTCCTCGACCTGATCCGCGAGGCCGGGTTCCGCCCGGTGGAGCGCAACACCCGCTACGAGATCATCCGCGAGTACGAAGGACCGGACCCGGCCCTGCGCGAGTCGCCGCAGGCGATGCGGCTCTGA
- a CDS encoding DUF4229 domain-containing protein: MNIAKPSAAVRYTAMRVAVFVGCLVFVALLVHVGVMPAGLGDANAIWVVLLALVLSAPLSFVLLRKQRDEMSAQIVTKVESAKARLEANRSQEDGAVQ, encoded by the coding sequence GTGAACATCGCCAAGCCGAGCGCAGCCGTCCGGTACACCGCGATGCGCGTCGCCGTCTTCGTCGGCTGCCTGGTGTTCGTCGCCCTGCTGGTCCACGTCGGGGTCATGCCCGCGGGCCTCGGGGACGCCAACGCGATCTGGGTCGTCCTGCTGGCGCTGGTCCTGTCCGCGCCGCTGAGCTTCGTCCTGCTGCGCAAGCAGCGCGACGAGATGTCCGCGCAGATCGTCACCAAGGTCGAGTCGGCGAAGGCCCGCCTGGAGGCGAACCGCAGCCAGGAAGACGGCGCGGTCCAGTAA
- a CDS encoding ricin-type beta-trefoil lectin domain protein has protein sequence MRRGRRLPAALMAAALGAGGLAQLAAAHTAFADEIADGGTQSRTSAHGTKNSVAGTGNSGTITSGSTTSGAGTSGTENSRTGEAQALAQAKRSGRQVEILDRRDEMTQVLANPDGSLTMRQYVRPAFARVGGVWRTADATLKQGADGRLSPAAATFGISFSGGGTGPLATLTKNGGTLSVSWPDALPQPRVEGDTALYPEVLPGVDLTLRADTDGFAQHLVVKTREAADNPRLAELSLALHTAGAALKADAKGNLTATDTRTGARLFSAPAPAMWDSSHLPRQAAAQLVRGARPTAAETAPPKLVAMGTKVTGDRLRITPDAAMLKDPKTVFPVVIDPIFSGGGRNNWAMAYKQSGNSSIANTAYWNGGTFSDKLARVGHETSTNGTARSYFQLNTKGLAGSKIISAKFNVFNSYSWSCTKTPVELGLTGPISSATTWNNQPAWKQTLQEKTFAHGWSSTSCAAAGEDFDADTIKTAVQAVADAGDNDMTLGLRSRADFEGNEQSWKKFQNDPSLEITYNTAPKVDSSAAYQGSWAPGASGLVQVACATDPAAFPVVGNTGLTLTAKISDPEGGQLTGAFQLKDYDTGAVVASPTSTVAAGGTAQARIDGSLLTTGKRYTWSVQSRDGLDTSAWTTACGFGVDKDAPAKPTVTATDGHALDVAEVPARTDRTVRFASTDAGGGSGVDGFCYALNQPLSVSNLKCPGGTYVKAAADGTATVTVRPGLWPSNRLHVEAYDKAGNTSAYGGGSAPSDTTLIATDRPVYVHDAAGRVQGDLPGDLDGDGQIDLLATASDGTLRLLGGKGDGTLKAPRTLASGGWNGARIAHRGDFIAATDGQTMDGYEDFFVKVGNKLYLYPGDGNGMPLTTQRKELLRPTGKDNGPLTGPGGLCLDVKSANTANGTPLQIYTCNATTAQDFQLTGGALKVLGKCAAAAGTDLASPVQLADCDGSPAQQWLDRGDGSLLNQGSGRCLDTAGGAVVKSTPVQVLNCDGDATQDWAVPGTWAGTGQILTPRDADGMPGADLIVQEGEGMWLYSGTAEGPLAAEPGSYKLLPAKQFGFTSWDRFDLTAPGDVNGDGIPDLLGRHVTTDTASADYGKLYLYPGTRTTDTSGNTTYGIGTRTTYGSSAWQSTNIPFFASAGNAQGTVVDTGTYLKFVPTAGQEAPDLWAVFKAAPGGLRFYPGTATTHGTAVVVGDAALVQDLVGLF, from the coding sequence ATGCGCCGGGGCAGACGCCTGCCGGCCGCGCTGATGGCAGCCGCGCTCGGCGCGGGCGGCCTTGCTCAACTGGCCGCAGCACACACGGCCTTTGCGGACGAGATCGCCGACGGCGGTACGCAGAGCCGGACAAGTGCACATGGAACCAAGAATTCCGTGGCCGGAACTGGCAATTCCGGAACCATCACTTCCGGAAGCACCACTTCCGGAGCCGGCACTTCCGGAACTGAGAATTCCCGTACGGGTGAGGCGCAGGCCCTCGCGCAGGCGAAGCGGTCCGGCCGCCAGGTCGAGATCCTGGACCGCCGCGACGAGATGACGCAGGTGCTGGCCAACCCGGACGGGTCGCTCACCATGCGCCAGTACGTACGCCCCGCCTTCGCCCGCGTCGGCGGCGTCTGGCGCACGGCCGACGCCACGCTGAAGCAGGGCGCCGACGGCCGGCTCTCCCCGGCCGCCGCCACCTTCGGCATCTCCTTCTCCGGCGGCGGCACCGGCCCGCTCGCCACCCTGACGAAGAACGGCGGGACCCTCTCGGTCTCCTGGCCGGACGCGCTGCCGCAACCCCGCGTCGAGGGCGACACGGCCCTCTACCCCGAGGTGCTGCCCGGCGTCGACCTCACCCTGCGCGCCGACACCGACGGCTTCGCCCAGCACCTGGTCGTCAAGACCCGCGAAGCGGCGGACAATCCGCGCCTGGCCGAGCTGTCGCTCGCGCTGCACACGGCGGGCGCCGCCCTGAAGGCGGACGCCAAGGGCAATCTGACGGCCACCGACACCCGCACCGGCGCCCGGCTGTTCAGCGCCCCCGCGCCGGCCATGTGGGACTCCTCGCACCTGCCCCGGCAGGCGGCGGCCCAGCTGGTGCGCGGCGCCCGCCCGACCGCCGCCGAGACCGCGCCGCCCAAGCTGGTGGCGATGGGCACGAAGGTCACCGGCGACCGGCTGCGGATCACCCCGGACGCGGCGATGCTGAAGGACCCGAAGACGGTCTTCCCGGTCGTCATCGACCCGATCTTCTCCGGTGGCGGCCGCAACAACTGGGCCATGGCGTACAAGCAGTCGGGCAACTCCTCGATCGCCAACACCGCGTACTGGAACGGCGGCACGTTCAGCGACAAGCTCGCCCGGGTCGGCCACGAGACGTCGACCAACGGCACCGCCCGCTCGTACTTCCAGCTGAACACCAAGGGCCTGGCCGGTTCGAAGATCATCTCGGCCAAGTTCAACGTCTTCAACAGCTACTCGTGGTCGTGCACCAAGACCCCGGTGGAGCTCGGTCTGACCGGCCCCATCTCCTCCGCCACCACCTGGAACAACCAGCCCGCCTGGAAGCAGACCCTCCAGGAGAAGACGTTCGCGCACGGCTGGTCCTCGACCTCGTGCGCCGCCGCCGGCGAGGACTTCGACGCCGACACCATCAAGACCGCGGTGCAGGCGGTCGCGGACGCCGGCGACAACGACATGACGCTGGGCCTGCGCTCGCGCGCGGACTTCGAGGGCAACGAGCAGAGCTGGAAGAAGTTCCAGAACGACCCGAGCCTGGAGATCACGTACAACACCGCGCCGAAGGTCGACTCCTCGGCCGCCTACCAGGGCTCCTGGGCGCCCGGCGCGAGCGGGCTCGTGCAGGTGGCCTGCGCCACCGACCCGGCCGCGTTCCCGGTCGTCGGCAACACCGGCCTCACCCTCACCGCGAAGATCTCCGACCCGGAGGGCGGCCAGCTCACCGGCGCCTTCCAGCTCAAGGACTACGACACGGGCGCGGTGGTCGCCTCCCCCACCTCGACCGTGGCCGCGGGCGGCACCGCCCAGGCCCGGATCGACGGCTCACTGCTCACCACCGGCAAGCGCTACACCTGGTCCGTCCAGTCCCGTGACGGCCTGGACACCTCGGCGTGGACCACGGCCTGCGGCTTCGGCGTCGACAAGGACGCGCCCGCCAAGCCCACCGTGACCGCCACCGACGGCCACGCCCTGGACGTGGCCGAGGTGCCCGCGCGCACCGACCGTACGGTCAGGTTCGCCTCCACCGACGCCGGCGGCGGCAGTGGTGTCGACGGATTCTGCTACGCGCTCAACCAGCCGCTGTCCGTCTCGAACCTCAAGTGCCCGGGCGGTACGTATGTGAAGGCGGCCGCCGACGGCACCGCCACGGTGACCGTCAGGCCCGGCCTGTGGCCCAGCAACCGGCTGCACGTGGAGGCGTACGACAAGGCGGGCAACACCTCGGCGTACGGCGGCGGTTCCGCGCCGTCCGACACCACGCTGATCGCCACCGACCGCCCCGTGTACGTCCACGACGCCGCCGGGCGGGTCCAGGGCGACCTGCCGGGCGACCTCGACGGCGACGGGCAGATCGACCTGCTGGCCACCGCATCCGACGGCACCCTGCGGCTGCTCGGCGGCAAGGGCGACGGCACCCTGAAGGCGCCGCGCACCCTCGCATCGGGCGGCTGGAACGGCGCGCGCATCGCGCACCGGGGCGACTTCATCGCCGCCACCGACGGCCAGACGATGGACGGGTACGAGGACTTCTTCGTCAAGGTCGGCAACAAGCTCTACCTCTACCCCGGTGACGGCAACGGGATGCCGCTCACCACCCAGCGCAAGGAGCTGCTGCGCCCCACCGGCAAGGACAACGGCCCGCTGACCGGCCCCGGCGGCCTCTGCCTGGACGTGAAGTCGGCGAACACCGCCAACGGCACCCCGCTCCAGATCTACACCTGCAACGCCACCACCGCGCAGGACTTCCAGCTCACCGGCGGCGCCCTGAAGGTGCTCGGCAAGTGCGCGGCGGCCGCGGGCACGGACCTGGCCTCGCCCGTCCAGCTGGCGGACTGCGACGGCAGCCCGGCCCAGCAGTGGCTCGACCGCGGTGACGGCTCCCTGCTCAACCAGGGCTCGGGCCGCTGCCTGGACACGGCGGGCGGCGCGGTCGTCAAGAGCACGCCCGTGCAGGTCCTCAACTGCGACGGCGACGCGACCCAGGACTGGGCCGTCCCGGGCACCTGGGCGGGCACCGGCCAGATCCTCACCCCGCGCGACGCCGACGGCATGCCCGGCGCCGACCTGATCGTCCAGGAGGGCGAGGGGATGTGGCTGTACTCCGGCACGGCCGAGGGCCCGCTCGCGGCGGAGCCCGGCTCGTACAAGCTGCTCCCGGCCAAGCAGTTCGGCTTCACGTCCTGGGACCGCTTCGACCTCACCGCGCCCGGTGACGTCAACGGCGACGGCATCCCCGACCTGCTCGGCCGCCACGTCACCACGGACACGGCGAGCGCCGACTACGGCAAGCTGTACCTGTACCCGGGCACCCGCACCACGGACACCTCGGGCAACACGACGTACGGCATCGGCACCCGTACCACCTACGGGTCGAGCGCCTGGCAGTCGACGAACATCCCGTTCTTCGCGAGCGCGGGCAACGCCCAGGGCACGGTCGTCGACACCGGCACGTATCTGAAGTTCGTCCCCACCGCGGGCCAGGAGGCCCCGGACCTCTGGGCGGTCTTCAAGGCGGCCCCGGGCGGTCTGCGCTTCTACCCGGGCACGGCGACGACGCACGGCACGGCGGTGGTCGTGGGGGACGCGGCGCTGGTGCAGGACCTGGTGGGGCTGTTCTAG